One Mycolicibacterium parafortuitum DNA segment encodes these proteins:
- a CDS encoding LppP/LprE family lipoprotein, producing MNWAATNICVVAAALTVTACSPGDSTVSKTPDQTAPVSAAPAAPAAPPPAGPLPGPAPADDPCATDLAAPEIAKAVSELPRDPRSGQAWNPEPLAGNYNECAQLSAVIIKANTNQSNPNTRAVLFHQGKFIPTGVPDTYGFNDLDGTQTTGDTVALKYSSGVPGLDSVVKFRWNGSGVELIGNTPG from the coding sequence GTGAATTGGGCGGCGACCAACATCTGTGTGGTGGCGGCGGCACTCACCGTCACGGCATGCAGTCCCGGCGACTCGACGGTGTCCAAGACACCGGACCAGACCGCACCGGTCAGCGCGGCGCCCGCGGCCCCCGCGGCTCCACCGCCCGCCGGACCGCTCCCGGGCCCCGCGCCCGCCGACGATCCGTGCGCCACCGACCTGGCCGCCCCCGAGATCGCCAAGGCGGTGTCGGAGCTGCCCCGCGACCCGCGCAGCGGTCAGGCGTGGAACCCCGAGCCGCTGGCGGGCAACTACAACGAGTGCGCCCAGCTGTCGGCGGTGATCATCAAGGCCAACACCAACCAGTCCAACCCGAACACCCGCGCGGTGTTGTTCCACCAGGGCAAGTTCATCCCGACGGGCGTTCCGGACACGTACGGGTTCAACGACCTCGACGGCACCCAGACCACCGGGGACACCGTCGCGCTGAAGTACTCCAGCGGCGTGCCTGGCCTCGACAGCGTGGTCAAGTTCCGCTGGAACGGCAGCGGTGTGGAGCTGATCGGCAACACGCCCGGCTAG
- a CDS encoding TM0106 family RecB-like putative nuclease has protein sequence MFVATDAGVDRVIYSASDLAAAARCEYALLRSFDARLGWGPAVSGDDELLARTATLGDEHEQRHLDTLKAGTEVTVIGRPRYTVAGLTAAAEQTLRAVEHRSPVVYQAAMFDGRFAGFADFLLLDDDGRYRLRDTKLARSVKVEALLQMAAYVETLTAAGVPVAPGVDLVLGDGTAVSYPVDELLPVYRPRRDALQRLLDDHLAGGRAVAWEDEHIRACFRCSECETQVRERDDLLLVAGMRVSARARLLDAGITTVHELASHDGPVPELSTRTVTALTAQARLQIAERVDGKPPYELVDPQPLMVLPDADKGDLFFDFEGDPLWTTDGRDWGLEYLWGVLTLAGSAGSPAQTDGFHPFWAHDRTQERKALEDFLKFVRKRRNRYPKMHIYHYAAYEKSTLLRLAGRYGVGEAEVDELLRDGVLVDLYPLVRKSIRVGTENYSIKSLEPLYMGNELRDGEVTTATASITEYARYCDLIAEGRTDDAATVLKEIEEYNRYDCRSTRRLRDWMMARAIESGVPPRGPARVPGGPEPRTVEVDAVERALLKFAGDSISERTPQQHAAAMMAAAKGFHKREDKPFWWGHFDRVNNPVDEWADDSDVFIAERHEIVADWHTPPRARKPQRHLRLFGELANGELAGTMYALYDPPSPTGLADDPDRRGYATVTVTGCDDPEAPTEVVIVERQPKDGPVFDQLPFALTPGPPISTAMLQDAIADTASLFAAGLPDLPADALTDIFLRRPPRTRSGAALPRTGDVVADITAALLDLDSSYLAVHGPPGTGKTYTSGQVIAALVTRHHWRIGVVAQSHAVVENLFRDVMAAGVDGARVGKKLHTISTGWTELDRDDYAQFVCQDGCVVGGTAWDFANANKFDRDSLDLLVIEEAGQFSLANTVAVARAARNLLLLGDPQQLPQVSQGTHPEPVDGSALGWLVDGHHTLPPERGYFLDRSYRMHPDVCRAVSKLSYDERLHSHEAVTTARRLDGVAPGVRTLPVDHLGNANESPEEADAIVAEIRRLLGTPWTDKDVTRPLVQDDILIVTPYNAQVVQLRRRLDAAGLTEVRAGTVDKFQGQQAPVVFVSMTASSIDDVPRGISFLLNRNRLNVAVSRAKYLAVIVRSPHLTDYLPGTPDRLVELGAFLSLPTCDTPTG, from the coding sequence GTGTTCGTCGCCACCGACGCCGGCGTTGACCGTGTCATCTACAGCGCCTCCGACCTCGCGGCCGCGGCGCGCTGCGAGTACGCGCTGCTGCGGTCGTTCGACGCTCGGTTGGGCTGGGGTCCCGCGGTGTCCGGCGACGACGAACTGCTGGCCCGCACCGCGACGCTGGGTGACGAGCACGAGCAGCGGCACCTGGACACGCTGAAGGCCGGTACCGAGGTGACGGTCATCGGCCGTCCCCGGTACACCGTCGCGGGGTTGACGGCCGCGGCCGAACAGACGCTGCGCGCGGTCGAGCACCGCTCCCCCGTCGTCTACCAGGCGGCGATGTTCGACGGCCGGTTCGCCGGCTTCGCCGACTTCCTGCTGCTCGACGACGACGGCCGCTACCGGCTGCGCGACACCAAGCTCGCCCGCTCGGTCAAGGTCGAGGCACTGCTGCAGATGGCCGCCTACGTCGAAACCCTCACCGCCGCAGGAGTTCCGGTGGCGCCGGGGGTGGACCTGGTACTCGGCGACGGCACCGCGGTCAGCTACCCCGTCGACGAGCTGCTGCCGGTGTACCGGCCACGCCGAGACGCGCTGCAGCGGCTGCTCGACGATCACCTGGCCGGTGGCCGGGCGGTCGCGTGGGAGGACGAGCACATCCGCGCGTGTTTCCGCTGCTCCGAGTGCGAGACACAGGTGCGCGAGCGCGACGATCTGCTGCTTGTCGCCGGGATGCGGGTCAGCGCGCGGGCCCGGTTGCTCGACGCCGGCATCACGACGGTGCACGAACTGGCCTCCCACGACGGGCCGGTACCCGAGCTGTCGACGCGGACGGTCACCGCCCTCACAGCGCAGGCCCGGCTGCAGATCGCCGAGCGCGTCGACGGTAAGCCGCCCTACGAGCTGGTCGACCCTCAGCCGCTGATGGTGCTGCCCGACGCCGACAAAGGCGATCTGTTCTTCGATTTCGAGGGTGACCCGTTGTGGACCACCGACGGCCGCGACTGGGGCCTGGAGTACCTGTGGGGCGTGCTGACCCTCGCCGGATCGGCCGGCTCGCCGGCCCAGACGGACGGGTTCCACCCGTTCTGGGCGCACGACCGCACCCAGGAACGGAAAGCGCTCGAGGACTTCCTGAAGTTCGTGCGTAAGCGGCGCAACCGCTACCCGAAGATGCACATCTACCACTACGCGGCCTACGAGAAGAGCACGTTGCTGCGGCTGGCCGGCCGCTACGGCGTCGGCGAGGCCGAGGTCGACGAGCTGCTGCGCGACGGCGTGCTGGTGGACCTGTACCCGTTGGTGCGCAAGAGCATTCGCGTCGGCACCGAGAACTACAGCATCAAATCGCTGGAACCGCTGTACATGGGCAACGAGTTGCGCGACGGCGAGGTCACCACCGCCACCGCATCGATCACCGAGTACGCCAGGTACTGCGACCTGATCGCCGAGGGCCGCACGGACGACGCCGCCACCGTGCTCAAGGAGATCGAGGAGTACAACCGCTACGACTGCCGCTCCACCCGGCGGCTGCGCGACTGGATGATGGCCCGCGCCATCGAATCAGGAGTGCCGCCGCGCGGGCCGGCCCGCGTGCCCGGCGGTCCCGAGCCACGCACCGTCGAGGTCGACGCGGTCGAGCGCGCGCTGCTGAAGTTCGCGGGCGACAGCATCTCCGAACGCACACCGCAGCAGCACGCCGCGGCGATGATGGCCGCCGCCAAGGGTTTTCACAAACGCGAGGACAAGCCGTTCTGGTGGGGCCACTTCGACCGCGTCAACAACCCGGTCGACGAATGGGCCGACGACAGCGATGTGTTCATCGCCGAGCGTCACGAGATCGTCGCCGACTGGCACACCCCGCCGCGGGCCCGTAAACCGCAACGCCACCTCCGGCTGTTCGGCGAGCTCGCCAACGGCGAACTGGCGGGCACCATGTACGCGCTGTACGACCCGCCGTCGCCGACGGGCCTGGCCGACGACCCGGACCGGCGCGGGTACGCGACGGTGACCGTCACCGGCTGCGACGATCCGGAGGCACCCACCGAGGTCGTCATCGTCGAACGTCAACCCAAGGACGGCCCGGTCTTCGACCAACTGCCCTTCGCGTTGACCCCTGGCCCCCCGATCAGCACGGCCATGCTGCAGGACGCGATAGCCGACACCGCGTCCTTGTTCGCCGCCGGGCTGCCGGACCTACCCGCCGACGCGCTGACCGACATCTTCCTGCGCCGCCCGCCGCGCACCCGCAGCGGCGCCGCGCTGCCGCGCACCGGTGATGTCGTCGCCGACATCACCGCTGCCCTACTGGATCTCGACTCCTCCTACCTTGCGGTGCACGGCCCTCCCGGCACCGGCAAGACCTACACCTCGGGGCAGGTGATCGCCGCCCTGGTGACCCGGCATCACTGGCGGATCGGGGTGGTCGCACAGTCACATGCGGTGGTGGAGAACCTGTTCCGCGATGTGATGGCCGCCGGGGTGGACGGCGCCCGCGTCGGCAAGAAGCTGCACACCATCAGCACCGGATGGACCGAGCTGGACCGCGACGACTACGCACAGTTCGTCTGCCAGGACGGCTGCGTGGTCGGCGGGACGGCGTGGGATTTCGCCAATGCCAACAAGTTCGACCGCGACAGCCTCGACCTGCTGGTGATCGAGGAGGCCGGCCAGTTCAGCCTCGCCAACACCGTCGCCGTCGCACGGGCGGCCCGCAACCTGCTGCTGCTCGGCGATCCGCAGCAGCTGCCGCAGGTCAGCCAGGGCACCCACCCCGAGCCCGTCGACGGGTCGGCGCTCGGCTGGCTCGTCGACGGGCACCACACGCTGCCACCCGAACGCGGCTACTTCCTGGACCGCTCCTACCGGATGCATCCCGACGTGTGCCGGGCGGTGTCGAAGCTGTCCTACGACGAACGCCTGCACTCGCACGAGGCGGTCACCACCGCACGCCGTCTCGACGGCGTCGCACCCGGCGTTCGGACGCTGCCCGTCGACCACCTCGGCAACGCCAACGAGAGCCCCGAGGAGGCCGACGCGATCGTCGCCGAGATCCGGCGACTGCTGGGCACACCGTGGACCGACAAGGACGTCACCCGACCGCTGGTCCAGGACGACATCCTGATCGTGACGCCGTACAACGCGCAGGTGGTGCAGCTGCGTCGGCGCCTGGACGCCGCCGGCCTGACCGAGGTGCGCGCGGGCACGGTGGACAAATTCCAGGGACAGCAGGCGCCGGTGGTGTTCGTGTCGATGACGGCGTCCTCGATCGACGATGTGCCGCGCGGGATCTCGTTCCTGCTCAACCGCAACCGGCTCAACGTCGCGGTGAGCCGCGCGAAGTACCTCGCGGTCATCGTGCGCTCACCGCATCTGACCGACTACCTGCCCGGCACGCCGGACCGGCTGGTCGAGTTGGGTGCGTTCCTGTCGCTGCCCACTTGTGATACACCGACGGGGTGA
- a CDS encoding acyltransferase family protein, translating into MTVFSRPPGSGIDAAGGLESVTRERVSSLTGIRAVAALLVVLTHAAYTTGKYPQGYVGLVYSRMEIGVPIFFVLSGFLLFLPWVKAAHSGQASPSVRRYAWHRVRRIMPAYVVTVIAAYLVYHFRTAGPNPGHTWEGLFRNLTLTQIYTDDYLYSFLHQGLTQMWSLAVEVAFYVVLPALAYLLLVVLCRRQWRPGLLLTGLVALALVSPAWLWLVHSTDFLPDGARLWLPGYLAWFVGGMILAALQPLGVRAYAAVCVPLAIVCYLIASTPIAGEPTTSPAALHEALFKTAFYTAIATLVVAPLALGNTGWYSRFMASRPMVFLGEISYEIFLIHLITMELVMVEIMRKPVYTGSMWQLFFGTMIVTIPLAWVLHRFTRLRT; encoded by the coding sequence GTGACCGTGTTTTCTCGGCCGCCCGGTTCCGGCATCGACGCCGCCGGCGGCCTGGAGTCCGTCACGCGTGAGCGCGTCTCGTCACTGACCGGAATCCGCGCGGTCGCGGCGCTGCTGGTGGTGCTCACCCACGCCGCCTACACCACGGGCAAATACCCGCAGGGCTATGTGGGCCTGGTGTATTCGCGGATGGAGATCGGCGTGCCGATCTTCTTCGTGCTGTCCGGGTTCCTGTTGTTTCTGCCGTGGGTGAAGGCCGCGCACTCCGGCCAGGCATCCCCGTCGGTGCGCCGGTACGCGTGGCACCGGGTGCGGCGCATCATGCCCGCCTATGTGGTCACGGTGATCGCGGCCTATCTCGTCTATCACTTCCGCACCGCGGGCCCGAACCCCGGCCACACCTGGGAAGGCCTGTTCCGCAATCTCACGCTGACCCAGATCTACACCGACGACTATCTGTATTCGTTTCTGCACCAAGGGCTTACCCAGATGTGGAGCCTGGCGGTCGAGGTGGCGTTCTACGTGGTGCTGCCGGCGCTGGCGTACCTGCTCCTGGTGGTGCTGTGCCGGCGGCAGTGGCGTCCCGGGCTGCTGCTGACCGGGCTGGTGGCGTTGGCGCTGGTGTCCCCGGCGTGGCTGTGGCTGGTGCACTCGACCGACTTCCTGCCCGACGGCGCGCGGCTGTGGTTGCCGGGATACCTGGCGTGGTTCGTCGGCGGGATGATCCTGGCCGCACTGCAACCGCTGGGGGTACGTGCCTACGCGGCGGTGTGCGTGCCGTTGGCCATCGTCTGCTACCTGATCGCTTCGACCCCGATCGCCGGCGAGCCGACGACCTCGCCCGCCGCGCTGCACGAGGCTCTTTTCAAGACCGCGTTCTACACCGCGATCGCGACGCTGGTGGTGGCCCCGCTCGCGCTGGGCAACACCGGGTGGTATTCGCGCTTCATGGCGAGCAGGCCGATGGTCTTCCTCGGCGAGATCTCGTACGAGATCTTCCTGATCCACCTCATCACGATGGAACTCGTGATGGTCGAGATCATGCGCAAACCGGTCTACACCGGATCGATGTGGCAGCTGTTCTTCGGCACGATGATCGTCACGATCCCGCTGGCCTGGGTGCTGCACCGGTTCACCCGCTTGCGGACCTGA
- a CDS encoding DEAD/DEAH box helicase, giving the protein MTSTNAEPDPAALTFSDLQIHPAVLKAVSDVGYESPSPIQAATIPAMLNGSDVVGLAQTGTGKTAAFAIPILSKIDTESRNTQALVLAPTRELALQVAEAFGRYGAQLRVNVLPIYGGSSYVPQLAGLKRGAQVVVGTPGRVIDHLEKGSLDLSHLDYLVLDEADEMLQMGFAEDVERILADTPEYKQVALFSATMPPAIKKITAKYLHDPVEVTVKSKTQTAENITQRYFLVSYPRKMDALTRLLETEQGDAMIVFVRTKQATEEVAEKLRARGFAAAAINGDIPQAVRERTISQLKDGTIDILVATDVAARGLDVERISHVVNFDIPHDPESYVHRIGRTGRAGRSGTALLFVTPRERHLLGAIERVTRQKLVESELPSVEDVNEKRVAKFRDSITDALDKPGIDLFRTLVEGYERDHDVPMADIAAALALQSRNGEEFLMTEPPPEKRRERPDRGDRGDASSRKPRERRSDLATYRIAVGKRHKVAPGAIVGAIANEGGLHRSDFGHITIKMDHSLVELPAKLSGKTLKALENTKIQGQLIQLQPDRAPKPHRGKPKTK; this is encoded by the coding sequence ATGACGTCTACAAACGCGGAGCCCGACCCCGCTGCCCTGACCTTTTCCGACCTGCAGATTCACCCTGCGGTGCTGAAGGCTGTCTCCGACGTCGGCTACGAATCACCCTCACCGATCCAGGCCGCCACCATCCCCGCCATGTTGAACGGCTCCGATGTGGTCGGCCTCGCACAGACCGGCACCGGCAAGACCGCTGCGTTCGCGATCCCGATCCTGTCCAAGATCGACACCGAGAGCCGCAACACCCAGGCCCTGGTGCTGGCCCCGACCCGTGAGCTCGCGCTGCAGGTCGCCGAGGCGTTCGGCCGTTACGGCGCCCAGCTGCGCGTCAACGTGCTGCCGATCTACGGTGGCTCGTCCTACGTGCCGCAGCTGGCCGGACTCAAGCGCGGCGCGCAGGTCGTCGTCGGCACCCCGGGCCGGGTGATCGACCACCTGGAGAAGGGCAGCCTGGACCTCTCCCATCTGGATTACCTGGTTCTCGACGAGGCCGACGAGATGCTGCAGATGGGCTTCGCCGAGGATGTCGAGCGCATCCTGGCCGACACCCCCGAGTACAAGCAGGTCGCGTTGTTCTCCGCGACCATGCCACCGGCGATCAAGAAGATCACCGCCAAGTACCTGCACGATCCGGTCGAGGTCACCGTCAAGTCCAAGACCCAGACCGCCGAGAACATCACGCAGCGCTACTTCCTGGTGTCGTATCCGCGCAAGATGGATGCGCTGACCCGGCTGCTGGAGACCGAGCAGGGCGACGCGATGATCGTGTTCGTCCGCACCAAGCAGGCCACCGAGGAGGTCGCCGAGAAGCTGCGCGCCCGCGGGTTCGCGGCGGCGGCCATCAACGGCGACATCCCGCAGGCCGTCCGCGAGCGCACCATCAGCCAGCTCAAGGACGGCACCATCGACATCCTGGTCGCGACGGACGTCGCGGCCCGTGGTCTGGACGTCGAACGGATCAGCCACGTCGTCAACTTCGACATCCCGCACGACCCCGAGTCCTATGTGCACCGCATCGGCCGCACCGGGCGCGCCGGACGCTCGGGTACGGCGCTGCTGTTCGTGACGCCGCGCGAGCGTCACCTGCTCGGCGCGATCGAGCGTGTCACCCGGCAGAAGCTGGTGGAGTCCGAACTGCCGTCGGTCGAGGACGTCAACGAGAAGCGGGTCGCGAAGTTCCGCGACTCGATCACCGACGCGCTGGACAAGCCCGGCATCGACCTGTTCCGCACGCTGGTGGAGGGTTACGAGCGCGACCACGACGTCCCGATGGCCGACATCGCCGCGGCGCTGGCGCTGCAGAGCCGCAACGGTGAAGAGTTCCTGATGACGGAGCCGCCGCCGGAGAAGCGCCGCGAGCGTCCGGACCGTGGAGACCGCGGCGACGCCTCGTCGCGTAAGCCGCGCGAGCGGCGCAGCGATCTCGCGACCTACCGCATCGCGGTCGGCAAGCGGCACAAGGTCGCGCCCGGCGCGATCGTCGGCGCCATCGCCAACGAGGGCGGGCTGCACCGCAGCGACTTCGGCCACATCACGATCAAGATGGACCACTCGCTGGTGGAGTTGCCCGCGAAGCTGTCCGGGAAGACGCTGAAGGCGTTGGAGAACACCAAGATCCAGGGCCAGCTGATCCAGCTGCAGCCCGATCGCGCACCGAAACCTCACAGAGGGAAGCCCAAGACGAAGTGA